The Brassica napus cultivar Da-Ae chromosome C7, Da-Ae, whole genome shotgun sequence genomic interval AACCAAAAAAGCTTTTGGACATAAATTTTGTATAGTTTGTGTCTTAATTGcatattttctttctcttttgtcatttaaattattaaattgtattgatattaaattattataaattatagagaaaatgactgggatagcactaaaaaagtttttgtcataaatatagtctctaagaataaaaatgaccaaaatagcacttaatgttttatcaaaagagataaatatatacttatggtaaattaatttagacgggtttagagttaaggggtggggtttaggatttaggtttagggtttagagtttaggggtggggtttagggttcagagtttaggttttaggatttagagttgggGAGTGAGATTTTGGgattttgggataagatttcaaattttgaaaaataaataaaaatttaaatttttcaaaagataaaatgctattttagagttatttttgtgacataaacttagaaatatgctattttggagatttgccctaaattatattgatattaaaattattataaatatattcggatggaattaattattttaaatctcaTTATGTTATTGTTCGTGTAAACAAAATTAACCAGAAAATGACGTAGAAGTTTTATTATGGGTTAGAGCAGAACATCTCAGGTAAATGCTAATATAATGCTTCTTTTAATGAGAGAGTTACATTGAGAGACACTTTCTCAGTTTTTCTATCGCTAAAAGACACATTACAAACTTAGCACACTTTTACCTGCCAGCTGTTTATTTTCGGACAAAAGTAACCCTGATATTGTCTAGAGAGGAGTGTATTGGTTTTAAAGAAACAACCGaaacactttctctctctttgtaaCTAAATTTCTTTTTAGTTACAATAATTGACAAATGGGTGAATTTAAAAAATAGGTATATGGGATGAAGAGAATCGTTTTTGGTCGTTTGATCTGATCTAAAGAAAAAAAGTCTAACGGCTGCGGAAAGTCTATGAAAGTTTTTGGTGGATGGTGCAATTAATAAGGATATGACTGTGGTGAAAGTAGCAGAAGACAAAGGTTTCCATCTTTTTTCCTAGAAAAGCTTGAAATTGTGTTGAGAGATATGGTGAAAGAGAAGTTGAGCAGAGTTGGCAAAAACTCCGTCGAGCGTTTTGTGATTCCGTTTGAAATCTTCTTTGTGAAGGTAGCAACGTATGTTGgttcattttaatttaataaaagatGGTTTCATCTATTTCATTATTCTTATGTTATTGTTGGAAGTAATGATTTGGTTATTTGTGGTTCCGATGGGAAACTGGGAGTTCGTGGTGGACAAGAAGAAGATCGGATTGTCTCAAAGTGTGTTGTGGATGGGACTCTTGTGGTTCGTGTGATTGTTGTGGTGTGGATGGGACTCTCGTGATTAGCGGGAATGTTGTTGTGGTTGTGAGTATTGCTGTCAAGGCTCTGGTGTTCAGTGGGTTATATGAATGCTGATGTTTGGTTGTGACTATATATTGCAGACATTTGGAGGACCATTTCTGCTAGTTGTTCGTTGGAGGAGATTCAAATAGATTCAGGGATCATGGTCTTATGTTTACCGAACACATGAGCATCTAACTTCTTCCACAGGATCGActtgtctttactctttttttgcTACACTAAAACCTTCCGTTGTTTTACAtgaaaaaacacacacacatgaaGTTTGCAAGCTTCGTTAGAATAAAAAAGTATATGAACAAAATCTAATTGTATAATATGGAGTTATGGGTTTGAAGTTTTGTTAATTTAGTTTAGCGGCTTTAACCCTTTCTAGTAGAGAATTTATAACAATTAGAAAccaatcaaacaaacaaattaCATACATATACCACttgtataactaaataaaaatctgtAGATGTGGTTATGGTGGATACATAATTGGTGGAAGTGCAATAAACTTGCGGtgaatttgagtttttgttgCTACTCTCTTCGTGGAAAAGGATCTTGGCAAATATAAGATATTGTGTACAAAATACAATGGACAACATCACATGGACATATACCATTTATTTCAGAAAGCATATTACCATAGGTAACACAAAAGAATCAAGATCAACACATGAACCAAACTCCAACAAAAGTGATCGGTTCCTTCTTCATTTGTATCGGCAAATTCAAGTCTCAACCcgagcttcttcatcttctttgttttATCCTCCTTATCTcctaaaattcttcttcttcttcttcgatgtaATTGTCTTCCTCTGTCATATTCTCTTTTGGTGGGGGCATTGTTGCAGTCATTGTGAGTTTGTTGAATACTTGTATGGTTGCTGCTAAGTTGATGCTTGTGCTTTTAGACATGTAGGTAGAGCTTATACACTTGTGATTGCTCCCACGATTTTATGTGTCGGTGGCTGTCGCTTAGATTTGTAAATGGGAGTTAGTTGTGGACAAAAGAAAGATGCGTAGATCAGAGATGTATGGATGGAAGATGCGTGGACGAGAGATGCGTGGACAGGAGAAATCGCCGCCACCAACCACCACTATTATATCCACACTCACGTCATCCACCATCACCTCCATAACCTCCATCGCTTTCACTGTGGTATCCACCGCTTCCTCCACCGTATCCAGCACCGTCGTATCCTCCACCATCTCCTCCACTCAAGTAGCCACCTCCACCAACCACCACCATTGTATCCACACTCACGTCTTCCACCATCGCCTCCATAACCACCACCGACTCCATTGCGGTATCCACCGCTTTCTCCACCACGGCCTCCATCGCCACCGCATCGTTTCCACGGGACCGAGCCTCGTTCGTGGTAGTTACTTTTGAGGTTTGGAAGAACCTTCCATGGAGAAGAACAGTCGCCGATATGTCTGTGGAACAACGGCTGCTAGGAAACAAACCGTCAGCGGTTGAGAAAGATGGAGTTCGAGTGAAAACCGGCGGATCTTGAAGATTTAAAGAGTATCTAGAGGTTTACAGTTCAGGTTTTTGAGACTTTAGCTATAATCTGAGAGAATGACGACGGAAAAAGATCAAGAGTACAACGAAGGAGGAGAAAGAGACAAGGGTTTGTTTGTCGATTTGGGAATTTTGTGAGTTAGATAAAAGAAAAGTGATATTGAGATTTGacatgaaaagaagaaaatgaaaaaaaaaattatattttaatgtttttagttagAGGTGGTAACAAAATGTATCAACCGTGTAGTTAGGGGTATATGTGTAAACTTACTCGAAGAAAGTGTGTCATCTAGGAAAATGTTCTTTAGTGTAATATGTAAGTCATATTGTGTCTCTGAGGgtaatattttctcttttaatgtcTGTCTCCgaccgttttaaaaaaaaatgtttttttctacttttttttttcttggaagaGAGACTTAGTAAGGGACTTGACCGTTATAAATAACCGTTAGGACAAGCAGAGTAGCACCATTTACTTCCAAACGGCTAGTTTCTTCCTCTATATATACACATCCAATCATTCATTCACAACAGACTCACTTAAGCCACATCtgtctcatctctctctctctctctgtctcataCTCAACTTAACTCTAATGGCTCGGACAACTGTACTTGAGACTTCCTGTCTATACTTCTTCTGCTTACTGTTGTTGTTGGCTGATCTCGCCTGTTGCAAAGAGATTCTGGTCGGAGGCAAATCCAGCGCCTGGAAAATCCCTTCTTCACCTTCTGAATCCCTCAACAAATGGGCTGAGAGTTTGCGGTTTCACGTCGGCGATTCTCTCGGTGAGTTTTTTCACTATCCAAACAACACATCTCCTTCGTTTTGTCTTTAAAGTTCATAACCTTATGTGAATGTGTTAAACGCAGTGTGGAAGTACGATGGAGAAAAGGACTCGGTTCTGCAAGTGACTAAAGAAGCTTACATTAACTGCAACACCACGAAACCAGCAGCTAATTACAGCAATGGAGACACCAAGGTGAAGCTAGATAGATCtggttctttcttcttcatcagcgGCACCAAAAGCAACTGTGTGGAAGGTGAGAAGCTTCACGTTGTTGTCATGTCTTCTCGTGGTGGCCACACTGGTGGTTTCTTCACCGGTTCTGCTCCTTCTCCAGCACCTTCTCATGCTCTTTTGGGAGCGCCAGCTGTTCTGCCTGCAACCGGTTCAGCTTCTTCTTTGACCAGAAGAATTGGAGTTTTTGGATTTGTTGGATTAGCAATTGTTCTGCTCTACCAATAATAGACTGTTTAGATTCCATCTCTGGTTTATATTCTTTCGGTTAAAATTCTTTTGGCTTTTTGACAATGGTGTATTTCCGAATATATATTAGACGAACTTCTAAGAGATTATGAGATCAGTTGCTAACAAAATGCAATCTACAACATACACCAACCCTGACTTATATAGGtccataataaattttaaaagacaCCATCAAAGATAAGATGAGTTGAGAAAACAAACTTCTCTCAGAAAAAAAGATGGTGATGAGGACGACGAATGCCGAAGACACAATCCAAAAAGATCAGCAGCTGCAAAAGATGAACAGAAAGATTTAAAAGGACCAAGAGTTTTGCAAACAAGTGACATATGCAATGACTTAATAGAACATAAATGATACTGATTCATTTCAACCCTCAAGGGGCCAACAAAAAACACTTGCCCGGTGGTTTGAATACCAAAGTTATATCATCACGAGAAGTAAGAACAACTCATAAAGAGGCTACATTATTCGGAAAAATAACAGTGTTGTTATTATGGGATATAAT includes:
- the LOC106410890 gene encoding early nodulin-like protein 3 — its product is MARTTVLETSCLYFFCLLLLLADLACCKEILVGGKSSAWKIPSSPSESLNKWAESLRFHVGDSLVWKYDGEKDSVLQVTKEAYINCNTTKPAANYSNGDTKVKLDRSGSFFFISGTKSNCVEGEKLHVVVMSSRGGHTGGFFTGSAPSPAPSHALLGAPAVLPATGSASSLTRRIGVFGFVGLAIVLLYQ